CGGAAGATACGTCGGAAATCTTCGCAGACGCTTCGCTCGATCTGGAGCGTTCGTACTACTTCCCGGAGCGGGGGGTCCGTGTCGCCGGTCGGAAGCTCACCTTCCTGGTTCCCTCGTCCTTTCTGGGGGGGACCGCGAAGGGAGAGTGGTCTTACGTGGTTCTTCTGACCGTCGCGAAAATCGACGACACCCTCTCCTTCGGCAATTTCGGCGGCGCGGAGGTTCCCTACACTCTGATGAACCTTCCGGTCGGGGAAGGCGGCTGGAGCGACCGTCTGGGCACGACGCGAAAAGGGGCGGCCTTGCTTCCTCCGATTCTCGACATGTTCGTGCCGGAAGGGATGAAGCAGGAAGAGATCTTACGAAACTTCAACGCGAACACGAAACAGATGGTCGTCCTGCCGGGAATCGTGCCATCCGACGATCAACGATAAGGAAGAGACCACCCCCCTCCTTCGCCGCCAAGCGGAGCTGAGACCCGGAATCGGTATAGCTAGAGGGGTTTTTCCGCTGTTTCTTGACGCGCGCCCCTACGCGTGTCATATTGACTTGGTGGTCATTATGCTGACCATACAGTCATGACCATGATCAGTCGCACCAAGGTCTTGACGGACTTCCGGGTCCAGCAAGTGCAGGCGGCCACCCTGCGGGTCATCTCGCGGAAGGGGATGGGCGGAGCCACGATGCAGGAGATCGCGGACGAGGCGGGTGTCGCGAAGGGCACCCTCTACTTGTACTTCCGTGACCGCGAGGACCTCCTCGAGCGTACCGCGGACTACGCCTTCTCCACCCTCGAGGCGAGGATCGATTCCACTCTTCCGCAGATCCCGGACTTCGAGGGAAAGCTCCTGGCGCTCGTCCGCGCCCAGATCGCGTTCTTCGACGATCACCGCGAGTTCTTCCGGATTTATATCGCCATGAAGCATCCGCCGGATGCCGTCCACCAGAGCGCGCGCCGCCGCCGCATGTGCCATCCGCGCTACTCCGCCTATCTGGAACGGCTCGAGAGGATGCTGCGAACGGCGATGGACAAAGGCGAAGTCCGGAAAAGCGATCCGGCGCGGCTCGCGCTCTTCGTCTCGGAGAGCGGTGCGGCCCTGATGCTCCGGCGCCTGACGGAGGACCCCCCTCCCGACGCGGAGGAGGACGTCTCGTGGATGGTCGACATCCTCCTCCACGGAATCGCCGCGAAAGGAGACTGATGCTCGTTTTCGCCCTCGCCCTCTCGACCGCGATCGCCGAAGTTCAGCCGCCACCTGACCGTCGGCTGACGCTCCGCGATGCGATGGCCCTCGCCCTAGAAAGGAACCTCGAGCTCTCCAGGGCCCGCGCCGACGTCCCCGCCGCGGAGGCGAACCGCAAAGTGTTC
This is a stretch of genomic DNA from Vicinamibacteria bacterium. It encodes these proteins:
- a CDS encoding TetR/AcrR family transcriptional regulator is translated as MTMISRTKVLTDFRVQQVQAATLRVISRKGMGGATMQEIADEAGVAKGTLYLYFRDREDLLERTADYAFSTLEARIDSTLPQIPDFEGKLLALVRAQIAFFDDHREFFRIYIAMKHPPDAVHQSARRRRMCHPRYSAYLERLERMLRTAMDKGEVRKSDPARLALFVSESGAALMLRRLTEDPPPDAEEDVSWMVDILLHGIAAKGD
- a CDS encoding glucodextranase DOMON-like domain-containing protein, translated to DPQSAWEKMICLTPRPVETKGLLKRYLVKVLEEKLETSRGRVDPEDTSEIFADASLDLERSYYFPERGVRVAGRKLTFLVPSSFLGGTAKGEWSYVVLLTVAKIDDTLSFGNFGGAEVPYTLMNLPVGEGGWSDRLGTTRKGAALLPPILDMFVPEGMKQEEILRNFNANTKQMVVLPGIVPSDDQR